The window GGCCAAAAACGATTGTAGTTCCCAGACTGGCAGCTGATAAAATTGCTTTTTTCATTATATTTTCTTTCCTTGTTTCTTTCTTTTCCCCCACCAGACCAAAAATCCGGTAACAGGGAGTGAGGTGCAGATAAGACCGGCGATAAACCAGATAATTTTTCCAAACAGTCCGAAATAAGATCCGGTGTGGACATCATAATTGGCATTTGCATATTTTTCTGCGGCTTTTAGTTTGTGATGAGGTTTATTGGCTAGTAGTTTTCCTGAGTATTTATCGAAAGTAAGCAGGTTTCTTTCACTGAATCTTCCATCCTGACCATACACAGTGACCGGAAGATTTTTGAGCTCCTTTCCTTTTTTATTTTTTCCATTTAAAGTAATTCTGAAACTGGATGATCCCGCATATAGTTTTTCTGCCTGGAGTGCTGCAATATCAAAAACGGCATCTGACTTTACCATCAGAGAATCCGGAGATTTGATTTCCTTTTCTTTTGGCTGCTCCCAATAACCGGATATGGCCAGATTAAAAGTGTTTTTTACATAAGGATAGGCAAAGTAAATCCCCGTCACACTCATTATTAAGGCAATAAATGAGGCATAGAACCCTAATATATTATGAAGATCATAATTTTTGCGTTTCCAGTTTTTTATATTTTCCCAATTGAACCAGAATCTTCCTTTTCTTGCATTTTTGTTTTTAGGCCACCATAAAATGATTCCGGTAATCAGCATGATGATAAATAATACCGTTGGAATTCCCACTACATATGGTCCCCATTCGGAATTCAATAGAAGCCCCCAGTGAATATATTTCAAAATGTTGAATACATCATATTTTTCATCATACACAGCAAGAATTTGCCCTGTATACTGATTGACATAGACCTGTTTGTTGATCAGTACCTGTTGAAAGTAGTTCCAGCCTTTCTTACTCTTTTCGTAATATAAAAAGCGATAAGATTTTCCTTTGTCTAAGGATACCTCAACAGAGCTGATCGGGTATTTTTCATTGAGCTCCAGACTTACCTTTTCCCGAAGGATGCTAATGGGTAATGGTTTTTGGTCTGAAAGGTTCTGTTGTACATAAATAGCGTCTTTACGGAGTAAATTCTGTACTTCATCCTTAAAAACATACAAAGTCCCTGTAAGAGAGACTATGAATATAATGATACCAACAGACAAACCAAACCACAAATGCAGTTTGGCAGACCATTTCTTGGTTGGAGAAATTTTCTTTTTATGATGATGCTTTCTTTTCATAGCAAAAAGTTAACCCCCCGAGAGGGCTAACCTTTATTTTTTAGAATTTATATCCGATTGATAATCTCCAGTTACGAGGTGCATTATAGATCCATGCATATTCGCCTGCATCTCCTCTGTATCCACTGTAAAGCTTTTTATTAAGTACATTATTCAGCATTAGATTTACATCGAATTTTTTAGCAACATAGGAAATTCCGAAGTTGGAATCGAAATAATCTGGCAGGCTTTGATCCTTTTTAGCATCTACACCATACCACGATTGTCTTCCTCCCTGATATTGATACCCTGCTGAGATTCCGAAACCTTTCATCATACCTTGTTCAAATCTGTAACTGATCCATGTATTTTGAACGTTTTTAGCATTTCCAGGAGATTGCACTCCTATGTTTGCCGGGTTTGTATCTTTAATTGTTTTGGCATCCGTATAAGCATAGTTGATAATTATATTCAACCCTTTTACAATTTCTCCTTTGATATCGGTTTCAAAACCTCTCGCTCTTTGCTCTCCTGAAGCTATCTGGAATGGATTTCCGTCGTTTTGCTCTTTAGGTCCGGAAACCAAGATATTTTTTCTTCTGATTTCGTATACTGCAAAAGTGGTGTTCCACTTTCCTCCAAACCAGTCTTTTTTCAATCCAAATTCAATATTTTGTCCTCTGAATGGATCTGTAATCTTAGTTTTGTTAATTCCTGTTCCGGATTGTGGTGTAAATGTTTTGTCATAGATACCATAAGCTGAGAAGTTATCATTAATAGAATAACTTATTCCTACTCTTGGTGTAAACTCACCGGCTCTATCAGGAACGATAGGGCTGCCTGGACTAAGATTAGGATATGCAGAATAGGTTTTACCATTTGTATATCTTCCAGCTAGTGTTAATCTTAGTTTATTATCAAACATTTCAATTTGATCCTGAGCATAATAAGAAGTATATTTTACTCCCTGGTCATTATAGAATGGAGCTGAAGTGTTTAATGTATAAAAATCAGAAGGTGGAAGTTTTGAAGGATCTATTCCATACTGGACATTATAAATGTCAATAGGGAATATTGCGGTTTCTTTATCATCAACAATTTTTGAATAGGAAGAAAAATCTGCAATATACTTTCTGTCTCCATAATCAAATCCTGCAATAATTTTATGAACTATGTTTCCTGTATTAAGTTTTCCTCTTACATAGGTCTGGAAAATATGGTTTTTTCCTTTTGCCTGCCAGTTGCTTAATGTTCTGTTTAAAACATTTTTATTGGCTGAGTCAAAAGTTCCCCACCATGAACCTCCGTCATAGTTCAGGTCCATATAGGCATATTGTGTGCTCCAAACCCAATCTTGCGAAAGCTTCTGGTCTAAGCTTAAGAATAAGCTCTGATCTCTTACTTCTGTTTGTTTGAAGTTGGGATCATTAAAGTTTGTATGTACATCAAGGGAAGCATAACCGTCATTCGACATGAGATAAGCTCCGGGTTGATTGAATTTTAAATACTGATAGTTATATTGTGCCGTAAACGTCGTTGATTTTGTTGGTCTAAAAGTGATGGATGGAGCAACAATAATTTTGCTTGTTTTATCATTTTCCACCCAAGATTTATTAGAACTTCCCATTAAATTGATACGATAATCTAAAACCCCATCTTTAACAAGCACTCCATCCAGATCAGCTTCTCCACGAAAAAGATTATAACTTCCTGTTGTAAAACGTACACTGTTGGCAAATTTTCCGGTTGGTTTTTTGGTTACAACGTTGTAGAATCCTGCTGGATCTCCCATAGAACCCATAAATCCCGCTGGTCCTTTTACAAATTCTATTCTGTCGATAATAGAGGCATCAGGATTAATAGGGCCCCAGGTAGAGGAAACATTCATTCCGTTCATAAAAGTTGAAATACTGGCTCCTCTCATAAAAACATTGGAGTACACATTGTCCCAATGTTCTACCTTTCTGGCACCACTCACATTACGAACAATTCCTTCGGACATATTTAATGTAATCTGGTCAGAAAGAACTTGTGAGCTTACCGACTGTACATTTTGAGGAAGTTCAAGAATTGGTGTCTGAATCCTTAATGAACCTGAAACTTCATTCAGTTTGTACCTTTGATAATACCTGCCGTTAACAATTACTTCTTCAATATTGTTGGATTTGATGGTGTCTTTTTTTTCCTGAGCAAATGTTAACATGGAGGTTAACAGAACTGCTCCTATCGTCAGTTTTTTCATTGTTTATAAGGGGGTAGTAATTTATTGTAACAGTTTAGAATTTATAAGTAAAGCTTCCCACTACATTAGCAAGTGGCTGCGCATTGGCAGTAGTATATCCGTTCCAGTAATATTCATTGGTGAAGTTGTCTACTTTTACTCCGATTCTGAATTTTGCCGTATCATAGAACACATTGGCATTCATAACAAGATATTTTGGGAGGATAAAAGTTCCCATTGTTGTGGAATTAACAATTTTATTATCACTGGCATAATTTCCTCCAACACCGAATCCTAAACCTTTTAAGTTTCCGTCCAGGAATTGATAGCTTGCGTTAAAGTTAACCAACCATGGAGATGAAGCTGTTGCGGGTCTTCTTCCCATAACCGTTTCATCAGCCTCCGTGTATTTCATATCATTATAGCTTACTCCGGCAATTACTGAGAATCCTTTGATTAAGTAAGCATTTGCTTCCAATTCAACACCCTGGCTTCTTAAGGAACCAGCCTGTCTTTGAATAGCTCTTCCCTGGGCCGTATATCCAACATTAAGAAGGGTATTCTTTACTTTGATATTGTAATAACTTAATGTTGTGCTGATTCTTCCTTTGATAAGGCTTGCTTTGAAACCTCCCTCAAATTGATTAGCTCTTTCAGGATCGGAAAGCGTTACATTAGAATTTGCATCGGAAATATAGTAACCATTGCTTGTGAAACTATTCTGATAATTTCCGAAAACAGATACTTTATCCTGAATAATCTGATACACAATTCCTAATTTGGGAGACCAGGCCCCCTGAGTATAGGCTTGAGTTGGATTTTGTCCGGTTTGTCCGCCTTTAAAATCGACACTCTCATATCGTAAAGAGGTAAGGATATTAAGTCCTGTTACAGGTGTAATGACATTGGATATATATCCGCTGTAGACATCTTTTTTCCTGTGCTTATATAGGTGTTATTACGTTCAAAGTTTGGGTCGCTTTGCAAACTTTTATACTTTGCAGTTAAAGTTTCACCGTT of the Chryseobacterium capnotolerans genome contains:
- a CDS encoding PepSY-associated TM helix domain-containing protein, with the protein product MKRKHHHKKKISPTKKWSAKLHLWFGLSVGIIIFIVSLTGTLYVFKDEVQNLLRKDAIYVQQNLSDQKPLPISILREKVSLELNEKYPISSVEVSLDKGKSYRFLYYEKSKKGWNYFQQVLINKQVYVNQYTGQILAVYDEKYDVFNILKYIHWGLLLNSEWGPYVVGIPTVLFIIMLITGIILWWPKNKNARKGRFWFNWENIKNWKRKNYDLHNILGFYASFIALIMSVTGIYFAYPYVKNTFNLAISGYWEQPKEKEIKSPDSLMVKSDAVFDIAALQAEKLYAGSSSFRITLNGKNKKGKELKNLPVTVYGQDGRFSERNLLTFDKYSGKLLANKPHHKLKAAEKYANANYDVHTGSYFGLFGKIIWFIAGLICTSLPVTGFLVWWGKRKKQGKKI
- a CDS encoding TonB-dependent siderophore receptor, which gives rise to MKKLTIGAVLLTSMLTFAQEKKDTIKSNNIEEVIVNGRYYQRYKLNEVSGSLRIQTPILELPQNVQSVSSQVLSDQITLNMSEGIVRNVSGARKVEHWDNVYSNVFMRGASISTFMNGMNVSSTWGPINPDASIIDRIEFVKGPAGFMGSMGDPAGFYNVVTKKPTGKFANSVRFTTGSYNLFRGEADLDGVLVKDGVLDYRINLMGSSNKSWVENDKTSKIIVAPSITFRPTKSTTFTAQYNYQYLKFNQPGAYLMSNDGYASLDVHTNFNDPNFKQTEVRDQSLFLSLDQKLSQDWVWSTQYAYMDLNYDGGSWWGTFDSANKNVLNRTLSNWQAKGKNHIFQTYVRGKLNTGNIVHKIIAGFDYGDRKYIADFSSYSKIVDDKETAIFPIDIYNVQYGIDPSKLPPSDFYTLNTSAPFYNDQGVKYTSYYAQDQIEMFDNKLRLTLAGRYTNGKTYSAYPNLSPGSPIVPDRAGEFTPRVGISYSINDNFSAYGIYDKTFTPQSGTGINKTKITDPFRGQNIEFGLKKDWFGGKWNTTFAVYEIRRKNILVSGPKEQNDGNPFQIASGEQRARGFETDIKGEIVKGLNIIINYAYTDAKTIKDTNPANIGVQSPGNAKNVQNTWISYRFEQGMMKGFGISAGYQYQGGRQSWYGVDAKKDQSLPDYFDSNFGISYVAKKFDVNLMLNNVLNKKLYSGYRGDAGEYAWIYNAPRNWRLSIGYKF
- a CDS encoding TonB-dependent siderophore receptor, whose protein sequence is MSNVITPVTGLNILTSLRYESVDFKGGQTGQNPTQAYTQGAWSPKLGIVYQIIQDKVSVFGNYQNSFTSNGYYISDANSNVTLSDPERANQFEGGFKASLIKGRISTTLSYYNIKVKNTLLNVGYTAQGRAIQRQAGSLRSQGVELEANAYLIKGFSVIAGVSYNDMKYTEADETVMGRRPATASSPWLVNFNASYQFLDGNLKGLGFGVGGNYASDNKIVNSTTMGTFILPKYLVMNANVFYDTAKFRIGVKVDNFTNEYYWNGYTTANAQPLANVVGSFTYKF